The Zingiber officinale cultivar Zhangliang chromosome 9A, Zo_v1.1, whole genome shotgun sequence genome window below encodes:
- the LOC122019288 gene encoding uncharacterized protein LOC122019288 — translation MTIQLTFLSSLLLLSLIFAEEHPKKLRSSSPHGLFFENPMPFPPSAYDFFHPNATGAIPATAPLSSLYPGKTSSRARADAAVATSFFSVPSSHHAIGIAAAGVAALVVGLGLVVLVVMITSFFIIKCRAETKKTNSTNVA, via the coding sequence ATGACTATTCAGCTCACCTTCCTCTCGTCTCTTTTACTACTGTCCTTGATATTTGCCGAAGAACACCCCAAAAAGCTACGATCATCTTCTCCCCATGGCCTATTCTTTGAAAACCCCATGCCATTCCCGCCCTCGGCGTATGACTTCTTCCATCCAAATGCCACTGGGGCAATACCGGCGACTGCACCACTGTCTTCGCTCTACCCTGGTAAGACATCATCAAGGGCACGAGCAGATGCAGCAGTGGCAACGAGCTTCTTCTCAGTCCCTTCCAGCCATCATGCGATAGGGATAGCGGCTGCTGGCGTTGCTGCTCTGGTAGTTGGACTTGGACTTGTAGTGCTTGTGGTCATGATCACTTCCTTTTTCATTATCAAGTGCCGTGCCGAAACTAAGAAGACTAATTCCACCAATGTTGCATGA